In Bythopirellula goksoeyrii, a single window of DNA contains:
- a CDS encoding SDR family NAD(P)-dependent oxidoreductase → MLQLKGRVALVTGASKGIGAAIAKELALDGAAVVVNYATDRTGADAVVKQIADSDGRAVAIQGDVSKSEDVRRLFAELADAFGSLDVLVNNAGVYKPMPIVELTEEEFYREFNTNVLGPLLMIRESLDYFGPNGGSIINVGSGASRMCPPGYSIYAASKSALDAVTGVLAKELAPRSIRVNSVNPGATLSEGTKSAGLYGAGSEFERQLVAMTPLGRVGTPEDIAKVIAFLASDNSGWLTGEVILASGGLR, encoded by the coding sequence ATGTTACAGCTAAAGGGGCGAGTTGCCCTGGTAACCGGGGCATCGAAGGGCATCGGCGCAGCGATCGCCAAAGAACTGGCCCTGGACGGGGCGGCGGTCGTCGTGAACTACGCGACCGACCGCACCGGCGCGGATGCCGTGGTGAAGCAGATTGCCGACTCCGATGGTCGGGCCGTGGCAATTCAGGGGGATGTCTCGAAGTCGGAAGATGTGCGTCGGTTGTTTGCGGAACTTGCAGATGCTTTCGGCTCGCTCGATGTTCTGGTGAACAACGCTGGCGTTTACAAGCCGATGCCGATCGTGGAACTAACCGAGGAAGAATTCTACCGGGAATTCAACACGAACGTGCTTGGCCCGTTGCTTATGATCCGGGAATCGCTCGACTACTTCGGACCAAACGGCGGCAGCATTATCAACGTGGGCTCCGGAGCATCACGGATGTGCCCGCCCGGCTACTCAATCTACGCCGCCAGCAAAAGTGCCCTGGATGCTGTAACGGGAGTCCTCGCCAAAGAATTGGCCCCGCGCAGCATCCGAGTCAATTCTGTTAACCCCGGGGCCACGTTGAGTGAGGGTACGAAGTCGGCTGGATTGTATGGAGCTGGCAGTGAGTTCGAGCGCCAGCTGGTTGCGATGACACCGCTTGGCCGCGTGGGGACGCCAGAGGATATCGCAAAGGTTATCGCTTTCCTCGCTTCGGACAATTCCGGCTGGCTGACCGGAGAGGTGATCCTGGCATCCGGCGGCCTGCGATAG